The Aulosira sp. FACHB-615 genomic sequence AGATTCATAATAAAATCATGAGCGCAAGCAATCTTGGCGGCTTGCACAATTTCTTCGGGAGTTGCATCTGGCATTGTCAAAGCAATATTCTCTTGTATTGTAGTATCAAACAGTAAAGTATCTTGCAGTACCATACCGATTTGACGGCGTAAAGAATAAAGCTCTACTTTGTTAATATCGTAGCCATCGATTAAGATACGACCAGCATCAAGTTCATAAAGTCGAGGAATCAACTTAGTCAGTGTACTTTTACCTGCCCCACTTTGTCCAACTACTCCAACAAAGAAACCAGCCGGGACTTCTAAACAAACATGATTCAGTTGAGGAGTGGGACTTTTTGCAAAACTAAAAGTTACACTGTCATATTTAATATTGCCTACAATTGCTGGCATAGGAATTTGAGAAGAGAGGGAGAGGGGGAGAGTGGGGGAGGGGGGAAATTTCTTCCTTTCTCCCGTTCCCCCACTCCTCCACTCCTCCCCTCCTAGTTCTGTTTCTTGAGGATGATCTAAAATATCCGCCAGCCGCTCTAAAGATAATGCTGTTTCTTGGAAGTTCTGCCACAGTTGAATTAATCTCAACAAGGGACTTGTGACATAACCTGCAATGATGCGAAAAGCAATTAATTCTCCTAAAGTTAACTGCTTTTGTAATACTAAATATGCCCCTACCCACAGTAATAGTAAACTAGAAAGCTTATTTAAGAAGTTGCTTAGAGAACCTGCTGTATTAGATGTGAGTACATTTTCAAAACTGGCACTGATATAACGTGCATAACGTGTTTGCCATTGCCATCTAGAATTCAGTTCAATGTTTTGGGCTTTAACAGTTTGAATCCCAGATACCACCTCAACTAAATATGATTGTGTATCAGAATTTTTTTCAGCTTTAGTGCGAGTTTGTTGCCGGATAATAGGTGCAAATATGAATGTTAATAGCGCAAATAATGGCACAGTTGCTAATGCCACAATAGTTAATAGCCAACTATACCAAACCATTACTCCTATATAAACAACAGAAAAAATAGCATCTAGAACGACAGTTAATGCCGTTCCTGTCAAGAACGAGCGAATATTTTCTAATTCATTGATGCGACTCGCTATTTCTCCAACAGGACGCTTTTCAAAATAACGAAGAGGTAATCTCAATAGGTGATCAATGACTTCTGCACCTAAAGATAAATCTATCCGATTTGTTGTGTCAACGAATAAGTTAGTTCGTAACCATGTAATTACTCCTTCTACTACAGCCATTGTTACTATTAGACACCCTAATACATGCAGGGTGTTAATACCATTTTGTACAATAACTTTATCAATAATAACTTGTGTAATTAATGGATTAGCCAATCCCAATAATTGTACAAACAATGAAGCGATGAATACTTCAATTAATACTACTTTATGTTTTTTGATAGCTGGTAAAAACCAGGATAAGCCAAATCGCTTTTTTGGTGTTTCTGATGTGGCTTGTAACAGCAGAACTTGTCCTGATTCACCCCAAGTTTCAATAAAATCTACTGGCTTTTTACGAGTTATTCCCTGCTCAGGAATTGCTAGAACCAATTCTTTTTCTGATGCTTTGTAGAGAATTGCAAAACTGTCTTGCCAAGGTAGGAGTACGGGTGTAGGGAGTTTAGAAATAGTCACAGCCG encodes the following:
- a CDS encoding peptidase domain-containing ABC transporter, which translates into the protein MTSSTATIVEFLTSISPFDQLDIHTIEGIAAKLEPLRYRMGQAILVRENLPARVAIIYQGQARLLGYAPGANVPDTLELLKPGSILGWTSVLRGVACETAIASCETLCLTIKASEFLGLLESTPVIARFFRNTCSLIEIFDLLGAELERRGKVREDLKELALATKYQATILNLPSGKTSLQKLDPNLLWLVSSQGSNYAVGEQLNKSEMSAQISGEVRLVGFIDPTLPINFPSPDSTSSSFEAEIWAEAAYAPLNPELEEDLEDSQKVKYPYIQGRGPVDSTLACFQMLSQHLGMPWKRDVLRRALVNNYQRTGKIPIELCGGVAELLGLKSQLVNIPAVTISKLPTPVLLPWQDSFAILYKASEKELVLAIPEQGITRKKPVDFIETWGESGQVLLLQATSETPKKRFGLSWFLPAIKKHKVVLIEVFIASLFVQLLGLANPLITQVIIDKVIVQNGINTLHVLGCLIVTMAVVEGVITWLRTNLFVDTTNRIDLSLGAEVIDHLLRLPLRYFEKRPVGEIASRINELENIRSFLTGTALTVVLDAIFSVVYIGVMVWYSWLLTIVALATVPLFALLTFIFAPIIRQQTRTKAEKNSDTQSYLVEVVSGIQTVKAQNIELNSRWQWQTRYARYISASFENVLTSNTAGSLSNFLNKLSSLLLLWVGAYLVLQKQLTLGELIAFRIIAGYVTSPLLRLIQLWQNFQETALSLERLADILDHPQETELGGEEWRSGGTGERKKFPPSPTLPLSLSSQIPMPAIVGNIKYDSVTFSFAKSPTPQLNHVCLEVPAGFFVGVVGQSGAGKSTLTKLIPRLYELDAGRILIDGYDINKVELYSLRRQIGMVLQDTLLFDTTIQENIALTMPDATPEEIVQAAKIACAHDFIMNLPNGYETRVGERGSALSGGQRQRIAIARTVLQNPPLLIMDEATSALDYATERQVCLNLQAALRNRTVLFITHRLATIRSADIILMMSQGQVAEQGTHDELITMKGLYYCLYQQQELAGG